One Bacteroidia bacterium genomic region harbors:
- a CDS encoding formylglycine-generating enzyme family protein — protein MERFFTIRVLLFLALCCNFYNTFGNAVTVTSVTRSATGNRNDVSFVLSWQNSWRVQGIPTNYDAVWVFIKYRLCGSTGAWEHALLSTTMGDHTLGPNVAFAENITTTNRLGGGSGHNTGALIRRANYGTGHIVNQACTFRVTGASSGAGTNLSNDPSNEYDIRVIGIEMVMIPQASYLLGSNGTENYKYQIASGDPTPVNVTCESCTLAVYDPICGANRNIMPNFPKGYDKFYVMKYEISQGQYTDFLNTITVVAASQRYPTQNGNYRHSLYVAGGEYVTDKIDRACNYINYNDILTYLDWAALRPMTDVEYEKICRGSGLIAPNGYAWGSNTFVEALRISGTENGTETVLDVNANLHANAGTAPCCAGIDIYCYCNSQAILSGGDVTGSGQTNNAYGPIGCGIFARDTTLTREQTGATYYGVMEMSGNVAETIVTTYNPTTGCGAASPYIGTWGDGNITVGGLFDVTDWPAPANTLPRANGWRGGHWANSQDYCRVADRYGVYWGYNETYNRNNAVGGRGCR, from the coding sequence ATGGAACGTTTTTTTACTATTAGAGTTTTGCTATTTTTGGCATTGTGTTGTAATTTTTACAATACCTTTGGAAATGCAGTAACAGTTACGAGTGTTACTCGTTCTGCTACCGGCAATAGAAATGATGTTTCTTTTGTTCTCTCTTGGCAAAATAGCTGGCGGGTGCAAGGCATTCCCACTAACTATGATGCCGTTTGGGTGTTTATTAAATATCGTTTATGCGGCTCAACAGGGGCTTGGGAACATGCTTTATTATCTACAACAATGGGAGATCATACCTTAGGGCCTAACGTAGCATTTGCCGAAAATATTACCACTACAAATAGACTTGGAGGCGGCAGCGGCCATAATACCGGTGCCTTAATCCGAAGAGCTAATTACGGTACTGGACATATTGTAAACCAAGCCTGTACTTTTCGGGTAACCGGTGCGTCATCCGGAGCCGGTACCAATTTATCAAACGACCCCAGTAATGAATATGATATTCGGGTTATTGGAATCGAAATGGTGATGATACCGCAGGCTTCCTATTTACTCGGAAGCAATGGTACCGAAAACTATAAGTATCAAATAGCTTCGGGGGATCCTACCCCCGTAAATGTTACTTGTGAATCTTGTACCTTAGCAGTATATGATCCAATTTGCGGCGCAAACCGAAATATTATGCCAAACTTCCCAAAAGGGTATGATAAATTTTATGTAATGAAATATGAAATTTCACAAGGACAATATACCGATTTTTTAAATACTATTACCGTTGTTGCTGCATCTCAACGTTATCCTACTCAAAATGGAAACTATCGTCATTCTCTGTATGTTGCCGGAGGCGAATATGTAACCGATAAAATAGACAGAGCCTGTAACTACATTAACTATAATGACATCCTTACTTATTTAGATTGGGCAGCCTTACGCCCAATGACGGATGTTGAGTATGAGAAAATTTGCCGAGGATCCGGCCTTATAGCCCCTAACGGATATGCTTGGGGAAGCAATACTTTTGTAGAAGCTCTCCGAATCAGCGGAACAGAGAACGGAACAGAGACGGTTCTGGACGTAAATGCCAATTTGCATGCCAATGCCGGTACTGCTCCTTGCTGCGCCGGTATTGATATTTACTGCTATTGTAATTCGCAGGCAATCTTAAGCGGCGGAGATGTAACCGGTAGTGGCCAAACGAATAATGCTTATGGACCAATAGGCTGTGGTATTTTTGCACGAGATACTACTCTTACCCGTGAACAAACCGGGGCTACTTACTATGGTGTAATGGAAATGAGCGGCAATGTTGCTGAAACTATTGTAACTACCTATAATCCCACAACCGGTTGTGGGGCGGCTTCTCCCTACATTGGAACATGGGGAGACGGAAATATCACCGTAGGTGGGCTTTTTGACGTTACAGATTGGCCGGCACCGGCTAATACACTCCCGCGTGCTAATGGCTGGCGTGGCGGCCATTGGGCAAATAGCCAAGACTACTGCCGTGTAGCTGATAGATATGGGGTTTATTGGGGATACAATGAAACTTACAACCGAAATAACGCTGTTGGAGGACGCGGCTGCCGCTAA
- a CDS encoding T9SS type A sorting domain-containing protein: MRNYSISLLFILLFSVSVKAQQYCTPDPNACTPDPNVGMCAVPYPELILELNQYVDTVIHFVAAPSVNTFMGPASIDEVVLDNISNIPTGLNYDMDASGGNWVPDPSYPNVGPFGCIRLYGTPTVPTNPTDSVMIDATLTVNIQGLGQIAVPQSIGYKVTVQQTTNRLENAFGNVSCYVSATDLHLKVSKTTENLPLTVKITDVYGRSIRQLVIPANDLSNHLIINLDGLSAGVYVAQIQQGEAMKSIKFKY, translated from the coding sequence ATGCGTAACTATTCGATCTCTCTACTGTTTATTTTGCTTTTTTCAGTTAGTGTAAAAGCCCAGCAATATTGCACACCAGACCCAAATGCCTGCACACCGGATCCTAATGTAGGAATGTGTGCTGTCCCTTATCCTGAGTTAATATTAGAACTTAATCAATATGTAGATACCGTCATTCATTTTGTTGCAGCACCAAGTGTTAATACTTTTATGGGACCTGCATCTATTGATGAAGTTGTGCTAGATAATATCTCCAATATTCCTACTGGATTGAACTATGATATGGATGCCAGCGGAGGCAATTGGGTACCAGATCCAAGCTACCCTAATGTTGGTCCATTTGGCTGCATCCGGCTATATGGAACGCCTACCGTTCCTACAAACCCAACGGATTCAGTAATGATAGATGCAACGCTAACCGTTAATATACAAGGTTTGGGGCAAATTGCAGTACCGCAGTCTATTGGCTATAAAGTTACGGTTCAGCAAACGACCAACCGCTTAGAAAATGCTTTTGGGAATGTATCTTGCTATGTATCAGCCACAGATTTACATCTAAAAGTTTCAAAAACCACAGAGAATTTACCCTTAACTGTCAAAATTACTGATGTATATGGCAGAAGCATTCGCCAGTTAGTAATTCCAGCAAATGATTTATCTAATCACTTGATTATCAATTTAGATGGACTTTCAGCGGGAGTCTATGTTGCCCAAATACAACAAGGGGAGGCTATGAAAAGTATTAAGTTCAAATATTAA
- a CDS encoding PKD domain-containing protein: MIQQFKKLVFRSGNSPNLRYRLFLLGSILAICAKTFAQPANDNCNNATTVSLGAGNFGIGVYASSQSDLTGATIQFGEPFHSIQVSAGTDKKSVWYKFVLPTHRGVRIELKQPANNIPQADAGFTVFYAAACMPALGDIPPAKLTPLNKFGSSFNPCLEPGTYYVQVSSKDNINTNYPIFIEITTSYPAVLNTYDRHTAPHSIGTLSGNTGWLDYDVGCLTIEATSENCPALGANYTQSSWHTFTTDSYVDFVRFEIRQQNIITGGPNWSVGFILYQGNCVPETTPWTTLPVVQSCVVLTNGSPSVDLRCVLQPNTTYSVQLLYHKDLEASTGIRLQEVGAGITRAPNPAAIPIAHQLGALPGSPGGTWTTLSDAWGCNARMSLYRPCGTTINTDYTQGGYTYDMNDWVTFTVSGYVNIYFSVNSGGCIANYVRIYNGNVGTNCNAGLYTSFTTNTTINCMPPGTYSMQVLGVSGGAVLPNCNNSHLSQSLSVQIRVTTVQQENKYGLQSSTRSDTIVRSGGLHLPLQDGVQYTSTYDAMGCSNTVLPGSPCTGSTKATYRIIKIGDSDGDGNPDYGTLTIGGVSCGRFSYRLYRGNARTEAINAGTFNAGQTIPNLTPVTACFCVSMSLCVEPGDYTLVTFGTNSDVGAGDQPWVRFDKTESQFNLYTVNRVNRINYSGGSHVALTSGTSYQTTLDKFDCRNTVLPAGDVCGGTNRKAIYRTFKVGGTGLLMVYGTCGNTYKVYSGDASALASAQGLFTPEASYPKTITGLTDVSGCFSGYCWGGGWCDYSPTIEICVTPGIYTLVSFTDDNIWNVGRTDQPTIRFDAKDNLFNLANASRFNNVNGGTNLPFNTNITSASMHFDCYKTVLPAGDICGVNHDRAMYRIFKVGASGVLTISGLNTCFYYRLYGGNAATLATQFTYPNKISGLDNLGLGCYSGYSITYCITPGTYTLVSFGDDYDKGLEDQPVFRLSLPSTKFYDPVNGFVNNMGNMNSGGSGIQDTFSCMDNSRIIDGKTPCSSYTKLIYRQFELTQPVNLAISGGAGVHRIFKGWATDAPASYSNLTFFSEPGYPLDPDNDPDPRYLPVSWDCFSFQSTAQCHKFPPGKYTIVTYGDASMINQPTNVSLSVVPDPLPPKYNRPSKAYVANGGAPLTWCAACDGVAYPLTKVSYTFDFDRYDCSKDLPQPYIEACAVPNHDYNRTSYFVFTLSQESYVRINNVDSSFRQRLYPLDVRAADSVKMSTSHPSYIAPIQNCLERTDYGYGYCGWEPGEMEFCRLQPGTYTLVLFAQNRHVGASVQPIVVVEKVEESRFDHARTAYDFGAVPGNNVQYYGKVGDVNPIHSGRAPSNDFFSCKAGARPTDPTNNCPIGDYPVIGQSSVPYPMPINHAIYERLPGEDSTRPLIRRNLWYTFVVNGAGTIRVRVYNKTATENAQYPWSIYASDVDGTLPWSTVVATNQVDSTIAQGLSLVENSGYCAGYCCCYNYQQLSFTRDACSGTPQRYYVLVDHNIFLELNNQVEVSVQYDSIPSFGVRYDHYSHANRINGLNQINPPYTNVNLQNGIYRGDTASFMCATKDPSDQNSCGTRTLWYRVDITTVGRIRVNYDIVGGGTGLFDNNNIQLYRDINPLDNDSTATGLQGVNLYGISSGGMSWGESCITPGRYYIMLTGCSYTNQAVIPRVQLIHRPVVYDFYSQSNAINGLNQKQPPYTYTQLSNGTYLGDTATFACATKSPASDQNTCGIRTLWYYIDVNSTGKLRVNFDVIGTGRYSDTSNVQVYRMINAGDSTTTGLSRQTLTQFSGNGMNWAQTCVTSGRYYIMLTGCWFTTEDVVPRVWLYEEPGDFCTRPANISLNGAGSASSTLTVDCHTIGEAFGENGSNMGCLFGPSGYKSSWFKITLNTIQKVDLTFQLSENTTAAAPQIRYRVMYGDCGAMTAGPCNNDALTEFTLNCMETGEYYVQVVTPVSAIGTISLTTTTVVTPDQNCTPLNPEQPVANFSYTSSCSNDSVYFQNMGTQGPDMTFLWDFGDGVGTSTQIHPKYKYPTSLVVVTYPVKLVATNNNNGLKDSVTINVTVYPKPTGYITRDAPNNGQTVTGGVPIQFHCNAGNTIVTPPTTYLWTTSDNQTADSCNPQFTFNNLGTHIVTLVISNGNCSITVRDTFTVGLEPIFNGGPYDGTNAGRESSNCLPPMNMAGGPYDGAVMGRMNSICLPPLTMIGGPYDGAAMGRSISVCLPPLTMAGGPYDGAAMGRMDTPCPIDNIFVGGPHDGEDMQDDRAVINITAGKDSLCAGTYITLTASLIGGGVATYLWSPGGQTTASITVSPTVSTLYTVRITPIDGCMTKKADIFVTVFSNSFVADAGNDVTLCGTIPTTIGTPAVFGLVYSWTPATALNNTAIAQPIATPTVTTRYYLTVSDPGGLCPPKTDSVLITINPAINIVAGNDTIVCPSSSVNLTASGGNTYVWHTAGATFTQTATVNPRPVANFTASTGTASNGKFSIAGGWIPTLHNTSQWLQVDLGAVTPLYQIATRGYGACCGSYWVASYYFQYSLEVV; this comes from the coding sequence ATGATACAGCAATTTAAAAAATTAGTTTTCCGTAGTGGAAACTCCCCTAATTTGCGTTATCGGTTATTTTTACTTGGAAGTATCTTGGCAATTTGCGCCAAAACTTTTGCCCAGCCAGCTAACGATAACTGCAATAATGCCACTACTGTATCCTTAGGAGCAGGTAACTTTGGTATAGGAGTGTACGCAAGTTCACAATCTGACCTTACCGGTGCTACCATTCAATTTGGGGAGCCTTTTCATTCTATTCAGGTGAGTGCCGGTACTGATAAAAAGTCAGTATGGTATAAGTTTGTGCTACCCACCCACCGAGGAGTACGTATTGAGTTAAAACAGCCAGCTAACAATATTCCGCAGGCAGATGCAGGATTTACCGTATTTTATGCAGCCGCTTGTATGCCTGCTTTGGGGGATATTCCACCGGCAAAATTAACACCACTCAATAAATTTGGCAGCAGTTTTAACCCTTGTCTTGAACCCGGAACATATTATGTACAAGTTAGTTCAAAAGATAATATCAATACAAATTATCCTATTTTTATAGAAATCACAACCTCATACCCCGCGGTATTAAACACCTATGACCGCCATACTGCACCACATAGTATTGGAACGCTTAGTGGTAATACGGGTTGGTTAGATTATGATGTCGGGTGTTTAACCATTGAGGCAACTTCGGAAAACTGTCCGGCTTTAGGTGCTAATTATACCCAATCTTCTTGGCATACTTTTACCACAGACAGCTATGTTGATTTTGTTCGATTTGAAATTCGGCAGCAGAATATCATCACAGGTGGCCCAAACTGGAGTGTCGGATTTATTTTGTATCAAGGTAACTGTGTGCCGGAAACCACCCCTTGGACAACCTTGCCGGTAGTTCAAAGTTGTGTGGTACTTACTAATGGTAGCCCGAGCGTAGATTTACGTTGTGTATTACAACCCAATACCACCTATTCAGTTCAGTTATTGTATCATAAGGATTTAGAGGCATCAACTGGCATTCGATTACAGGAGGTAGGAGCTGGTATTACTCGCGCTCCGAATCCGGCTGCAATACCTATAGCACATCAATTAGGTGCGCTGCCCGGATCCCCCGGCGGTACTTGGACAACCCTTAGTGATGCTTGGGGCTGTAATGCCCGCATGAGTCTGTATCGCCCATGTGGAACAACTATAAATACAGACTACACCCAAGGAGGCTATACCTACGATATGAATGACTGGGTTACTTTTACCGTTAGTGGATATGTAAATATCTATTTTTCAGTAAATTCCGGAGGTTGTATAGCAAATTATGTGCGGATTTATAATGGTAATGTAGGCACAAACTGTAATGCAGGGCTTTATACTTCATTTACCACAAATACCACAATTAACTGTATGCCGCCTGGAACTTATAGTATGCAGGTACTCGGTGTGTCCGGTGGTGCTGTGTTACCAAATTGTAATAATTCTCATCTTTCGCAGAGTTTATCAGTCCAAATCCGAGTAACTACTGTTCAACAGGAAAATAAATACGGTCTGCAGTCTTCAACGCGCAGTGATACCATAGTTCGAAGCGGAGGTTTACATTTACCATTACAAGACGGAGTTCAATATACCTCTACTTACGATGCAATGGGCTGTTCCAATACAGTTCTGCCCGGATCTCCCTGCACCGGCTCTACTAAGGCCACTTACAGAATTATCAAAATTGGAGATAGTGACGGAGACGGAAATCCAGATTATGGAACGTTAACTATTGGTGGCGTTAGCTGTGGCCGTTTTAGCTATCGCTTATATCGTGGAAATGCTCGTACAGAAGCTATCAACGCAGGAACTTTTAATGCCGGCCAGACTATTCCCAACCTTACTCCGGTTACTGCTTGTTTTTGTGTTTCAATGTCTCTTTGCGTGGAACCAGGAGATTATACATTGGTTACTTTTGGAACGAATAGTGATGTTGGAGCAGGCGACCAGCCCTGGGTGCGTTTTGACAAAACCGAATCCCAATTCAACCTATACACAGTTAATAGAGTAAACCGGATTAACTATTCCGGAGGCAGCCATGTTGCTTTAACAAGTGGCACTTCTTATCAAACTACGTTAGATAAATTTGACTGCCGTAATACAGTATTACCCGCCGGAGATGTTTGTGGCGGAACGAATCGCAAAGCTATTTATCGTACATTTAAAGTTGGCGGTACTGGCCTGTTAATGGTTTATGGAACTTGCGGAAATACCTATAAAGTTTATTCTGGAGATGCCAGCGCACTGGCATCCGCACAGGGATTATTTACTCCCGAAGCGAGTTACCCCAAAACTATTACTGGACTTACAGACGTATCAGGCTGTTTTTCAGGATATTGCTGGGGAGGAGGTTGGTGCGATTATAGCCCCACAATTGAAATATGCGTAACTCCCGGCATTTATACGCTCGTTTCATTTACCGATGATAATATTTGGAATGTGGGCAGAACAGACCAACCTACTATTCGGTTTGATGCAAAAGATAACTTGTTTAACTTAGCAAATGCATCACGATTTAACAACGTAAATGGAGGAACTAATTTACCTTTTAATACCAATATTACCTCTGCATCTATGCACTTTGATTGCTACAAAACAGTGCTTCCTGCCGGAGATATTTGCGGGGTAAACCATGATCGTGCGATGTACAGAATATTTAAGGTTGGAGCTTCCGGTGTGCTTACCATTTCCGGCCTAAATACCTGCTTCTACTACCGTTTATACGGAGGAAATGCAGCTACATTAGCAACTCAATTTACTTACCCAAATAAAATATCCGGATTAGATAATTTAGGATTGGGATGTTATTCAGGATACTCAATTACTTATTGTATAACTCCCGGAACATACACTCTTGTATCGTTTGGAGATGATTATGACAAAGGATTGGAAGACCAGCCGGTTTTTAGATTGAGTTTACCCTCTACGAAGTTTTATGACCCTGTAAATGGTTTCGTTAATAACATGGGGAATATGAATAGTGGCGGCTCCGGTATTCAAGATACCTTTAGCTGTATGGATAATTCAAGGATTATTGATGGAAAAACACCTTGTAGTAGCTATACAAAATTGATATACAGGCAGTTTGAATTAACCCAACCTGTTAACTTAGCGATTTCCGGAGGGGCTGGTGTGCATCGTATTTTTAAAGGATGGGCTACTGATGCACCTGCTTCATATAGTAATTTGACGTTTTTCTCAGAGCCGGGCTACCCGCTTGACCCTGATAATGACCCAGATCCCCGCTATTTACCAGTAAGTTGGGATTGTTTTTCTTTTCAATCTACTGCTCAATGTCATAAGTTTCCTCCCGGTAAATACACAATTGTTACTTATGGGGATGCTTCAATGATAAATCAGCCTACAAACGTTAGCTTGTCAGTTGTACCGGACCCATTACCGCCTAAATATAACCGTCCCAGCAAAGCTTATGTAGCTAATGGCGGCGCACCTTTAACATGGTGTGCTGCTTGTGATGGCGTAGCTTATCCCCTCACCAAAGTATCTTATACTTTTGACTTTGACCGTTATGATTGTTCTAAAGATTTGCCGCAACCTTATATAGAGGCGTGTGCAGTACCTAATCATGATTATAACCGAACTTCCTACTTTGTTTTTACCCTGAGCCAAGAGTCTTATGTGCGAATAAATAACGTAGATAGCTCATTTCGCCAGAGGCTATATCCCTTAGATGTTCGGGCAGCAGATTCTGTTAAAATGAGCACAAGCCATCCCAGCTATATTGCTCCAATCCAAAATTGTTTAGAGCGAACAGACTATGGTTATGGTTATTGTGGTTGGGAGCCGGGAGAAATGGAGTTTTGCCGGCTACAGCCCGGAACTTATACGCTCGTGTTGTTTGCCCAAAACCGCCATGTAGGGGCTTCGGTACAACCTATTGTTGTAGTAGAAAAAGTTGAAGAAAGCCGTTTTGACCACGCTCGAACCGCGTATGACTTTGGAGCAGTACCCGGTAATAACGTTCAATATTATGGAAAAGTAGGAGATGTAAATCCGATTCATTCAGGGCGCGCACCCAGTAATGACTTCTTTAGCTGCAAAGCCGGTGCAAGGCCAACCGACCCTACAAACAATTGCCCTATTGGTGATTATCCTGTTATTGGGCAGTCGTCTGTTCCGTATCCAATGCCGATTAATCATGCCATCTACGAACGATTACCCGGAGAAGACTCTACCAGACCATTAATCCGAAGAAACTTATGGTACACCTTTGTCGTAAATGGTGCCGGAACTATTCGGGTGCGCGTTTATAACAAAACCGCTACTGAAAATGCCCAGTATCCATGGAGTATCTATGCCAGTGATGTGGACGGAACACTCCCTTGGTCAACCGTAGTGGCTACTAACCAAGTAGATTCAACCATTGCGCAAGGATTGTCCTTAGTAGAAAATAGCGGCTATTGCGCCGGATATTGCTGTTGCTATAATTACCAGCAACTAAGCTTTACAAGAGATGCTTGTTCCGGAACGCCACAGAGGTATTATGTCTTGGTAGATCATAATATTTTTCTTGAACTAAATAATCAAGTAGAAGTAAGTGTTCAATATGACAGCATTCCCTCTTTTGGCGTTCGATACGACCACTATTCACATGCGAATCGTATTAATGGCCTAAACCAAATCAACCCGCCTTATACAAATGTTAATTTACAAAATGGCATATATCGCGGAGACACAGCAAGTTTTATGTGTGCTACCAAAGACCCATCTGACCAAAATTCTTGCGGAACTCGAACGCTGTGGTATCGTGTTGATATTACAACAGTTGGACGCATTCGTGTTAATTATGACATCGTTGGCGGCGGTACCGGTCTCTTTGATAATAATAATATTCAGTTATACAGAGATATTAACCCATTAGATAACGACTCTACAGCAACCGGCTTACAAGGCGTAAATTTATATGGTATAAGCTCAGGCGGAATGAGTTGGGGTGAGTCTTGTATCACACCCGGGCGTTACTATATTATGCTTACAGGCTGTAGTTACACCAATCAAGCCGTAATACCAAGGGTTCAGCTAATTCATAGACCGGTGGTATATGACTTTTATTCCCAGTCAAATGCTATTAATGGCTTAAACCAGAAACAGCCACCCTATACATACACACAATTGAGTAACGGAACTTACTTGGGTGATACTGCCACATTTGCTTGTGCTACAAAATCTCCCGCTTCTGACCAAAATACTTGCGGTATCAGAACACTGTGGTATTACATAGATGTAAATTCTACCGGAAAACTACGAGTTAATTTTGATGTTATCGGAACGGGGCGTTATTCAGATACCAGCAATGTTCAGGTATATCGAATGATTAATGCTGGGGATTCTACTACAACAGGGTTATCTCGGCAGACTCTAACACAGTTTTCAGGTAATGGAATGAATTGGGCACAAACTTGTGTAACATCAGGTCGTTATTACATTATGCTTACCGGATGTTGGTTCACTACCGAAGATGTAGTCCCCAGGGTTTGGCTATATGAAGAGCCCGGAGACTTTTGTACGCGCCCAGCGAATATAAGCCTAAATGGTGCCGGATCAGCTTCCTCCACCTTAACCGTTGATTGCCACACAATTGGAGAAGCATTTGGAGAAAATGGCTCAAATATGGGCTGTTTGTTTGGCCCTTCGGGATACAAGTCTAGTTGGTTTAAAATCACATTAAACACTATCCAAAAAGTAGATTTAACGTTTCAACTTTCAGAAAATACAACAGCGGCAGCTCCCCAGATTCGCTATCGCGTTATGTATGGAGATTGTGGAGCTATGACTGCGGGGCCCTGCAATAATGACGCTTTAACCGAATTTACCTTAAATTGTATGGAAACCGGAGAATACTATGTTCAGGTAGTTACTCCCGTTTCAGCAATTGGAACTATTAGCCTAACAACAACAACTGTCGTTACGCCAGACCAAAATTGCACTCCTCTAAACCCAGAACAACCGGTTGCAAACTTTAGCTATACATCATCTTGCTCTAATGACTCAGTGTATTTCCAAAATATGGGGACACAAGGGCCGGATATGACATTTTTATGGGACTTTGGAGACGGAGTGGGTACTTCTACCCAAATCCATCCTAAATATAAGTATCCTACTTCGTTGGTAGTAGTTACTTATCCCGTAAAATTAGTTGCAACCAATAACAACAATGGATTAAAGGATTCTGTAACCATTAACGTAACTGTGTATCCTAAACCTACTGGGTACATTACCCGTGATGCACCTAATAACGGCCAAACGGTAACGGGTGGAGTTCCGATACAGTTCCACTGCAATGCTGGAAATACCATCGTTACACCTCCTACAACCTATTTATGGACAACATCTGACAACCAAACTGCTGACAGTTGTAACCCTCAATTTACCTTTAATAATCTTGGAACACACATAGTTACATTAGTAATCTCTAATGGAAATTGCTCTATAACCGTAAGGGATACGTTTACAGTAGGTTTAGAACCTATTTTTAATGGTGGCCCTTATGACGGTACAAACGCAGGCAGAGAATCCTCAAATTGCTTACCCCCCATGAATATGGCTGGCGGCCCCTACGATGGTGCCGTAATGGGTAGAATGAACTCTATTTGCTTACCCCCCCTAACGATGATTGGTGGCCCCTATGACGGCGCAGCAATGGGTAGAAGTATTTCAGTTTGTTTACCCCCTTTAACGATGGCCGGCGGCCCTTATGACGGTGCAGCAATGGGTAGAATGGATACTCCCTGCCCAATAGACAATATTTTTGTGGGAGGGCCACACGACGGGGAAGATATGCAAGATGACCGTGCAGTTATTAATATTACTGCCGGTAAAGACTCGTTATGTGCCGGTACTTATATAACCCTAACAGCTTCCTTAATTGGAGGCGGAGTCGCTACTTATCTATGGTCGCCCGGCGGGCAAACAACTGCCAGTATTACCGTATCACCAACAGTATCTACGTTATACACCGTTCGTATTACTCCTATTGACGGTTGTATGACGAAAAAGGCAGATATTTTCGTAACCGTATTTAGTAACTCTTTTGTAGCTGATGCCGGAAATGATGTAACACTATGTGGAACCATACCTACAACAATAGGAACACCGGCAGTTTTCGGCTTAGTGTATTCATGGACACCTGCAACTGCCCTAAACAACACAGCAATTGCACAACCTATTGCTACCCCCACAGTTACAACACGTTATTATCTGACTGTTTCTGACCCCGGAGGCTTATGCCCACCTAAAACAGATTCAGTACTTATTACGATAAACCCAGCTATAAATATTGTAGCCGGAAATGATACAATTGTTTGTCCATCATCTTCTGTAAATTTAACAGCCTCAGGCGGAAATACCTATGTATGGCATACAGCAGGGGCTACTTTCACCCAAACTGCAACAGTTAATCCAAGACCGGTTGCTAATTTTACAGCTTCTACCGGCACAGCAAGCAACGGTAAGTTTTCTATTGCCGGCGGCTGGATACCAACTCTACACAACACAAGCCAGTGGTTGCAAGTAGATTTAGGAGCAGTAACGCCCCTTTATCAGATAGCAACGCGAGGCTATGGTGCTTGCTGCGGCTCCTATTGGGTAGCATCTTACTATTTCCAATATAGTTTAGAGGTTGTTTAA
- a CDS encoding DUF1573 domain-containing protein, giving the protein MKKLYLLLTAFVITAVSAFAQQKGAIKFDIEAYDFGQIKEEGGPAKHEFSFTNTGNLPITLTDVKASCGCTTPKWDKEPVAPGKRGSIIAEYNPMNRPGPFTKSITVKAKVDTSSVEDIKVLTIKGEVVPRVKGPADWYPTKVGNLRFSTNHVAFGNIKNNQTNTSTFIVYNDWTKPVAIKSITAPPHITFEPTNKVLQPKDSVKITVKYNAAVVNDYGFLHEQTKMTTDDSTDADKTIYVSSTVEENFTKEDSLSGPKIEFTTINHDFGKIKAGEVVETKFEFKNTGKKELVIRKTKASCGCTAGQPEKMKLKPGEVSSIKVTYNSAGKNGKESKTVTVISNSPERSSQVLTIQAEVEPVPQNQPATPQPPNSPK; this is encoded by the coding sequence ATGAAAAAACTGTATTTGTTACTAACGGCATTTGTTATTACTGCCGTATCTGCTTTTGCCCAACAAAAAGGTGCGATTAAATTTGACATCGAAGCCTATGATTTTGGGCAAATAAAAGAAGAAGGCGGACCTGCTAAGCATGAATTTTCGTTCACGAATACCGGAAATCTACCAATTACTCTAACTGACGTTAAGGCTTCTTGTGGCTGCACAACTCCTAAGTGGGACAAAGAACCTGTTGCTCCCGGTAAACGAGGTTCTATTATCGCAGAATACAACCCAATGAATCGCCCAGGCCCATTCACAAAATCCATAACTGTTAAAGCAAAAGTGGATACATCTTCTGTAGAAGATATTAAAGTGCTTACCATCAAAGGAGAAGTAGTTCCTCGTGTTAAAGGCCCGGCAGATTGGTATCCCACCAAAGTCGGAAACCTACGCTTCTCTACCAACCATGTTGCATTCGGAAACATCAAAAACAATCAAACCAATACCAGCACCTTTATTGTCTATAATGATTGGACAAAACCAGTAGCTATTAAATCCATTACTGCTCCTCCTCACATCACCTTTGAACCTACCAATAAAGTATTACAACCCAAAGACAGCGTTAAAATAACGGTTAAGTATAATGCGGCTGTAGTCAATGATTATGGTTTTTTGCATGAACAAACCAAAATGACTACCGATGACTCTACAGATGCAGATAAAACAATTTATGTAAGCTCTACTGTTGAAGAAAATTTTACCAAAGAAGACTCCCTTAGCGGCCCTAAGATAGAATTTACAACGATCAATCATGATTTTGGCAAAATAAAAGCCGGCGAAGTTGTAGAAACTAAATTTGAATTCAAGAATACCGGCAAAAAAGAGTTAGTTATACGTAAGACTAAGGCAAGTTGCGGTTGCACAGCCGGCCAACCCGAAAAAATGAAGCTAAAACCAGGCGAAGTTAGTTCTATCAAAGTAACTTATAATTCCGCAGGAAAAAATGGCAAAGAAAGTAAAACCGTTACTGTTATCTCCAATTCTCCAGAACGTAGCAGCCAAGTATTGACAATCCAAGCAGAAGTTGAACCAGTACCTCAAAACCAACCTGCAACGCCACAACCCCCAAATTCACCTAAATAA